AGCTATCACTAAAATGGACTTGTGTGAATGCTACCTCTCTAATAGCAGCTTCAGGTTGTTCATAAGATGTGGTGCAAGATGATAAAAATAGCGTGCAGATGCAACTGATGAATAGAAGGTATTTGCCTTTCATGATTTTATGCTTTTTTTGTTAGATTCTTAATATATGTTTTCGAGATGCTTGCAAATTAATGAGAAAAAAAAGTCTGTTAATAGAAAAATAGTCTATGAGTATGCAAAAAATGTATTGTGTGTCATTTTAGTTGAACAATACTTAAACTCCCTTTTTATAGGCTTTTTTACGCTTATATTAGACTATATTTTTAGTTTTATGGATTATTTTGCGGCATCTGTTCAATTAAAAGTTTTAATATTGCAGGATTAACAAACTGTAATACTTCTCAGCTGTAATGAGAAAATATTTATATTTATTTGCACTACTCACAACTCTTTCTTTATTGACACTAAAGGCTGAATCCAACGCTTTCAGTTTTCGGCGTTATACTGTTGACAACGGACTTTCTTCTAATATTGTAAGAAGCATCCTTCAAGACAAACGGGGTTTTATTTGGATTGGAACAGAAGAAGGGTTGAATTGCTTTGATGGACAAACGATAAAAAAATATCTGAGTAACAATAACGCACCCTATACTCTTGGCAATAATTATGTTAATGCACTATATGAAGATAGTGAAGGGAAATTGTGGATTGGCACAGATACTGGAATTTATTTATATGAGTATGAAAAGGCTCAATTTTACCTTTTCAGACCTCAGACGAAAGCGGGTATAACAATAACTTCCATCGTAAATAATATTACGGGCGATAAAGAGGGCAATGTGTGGATTGCGACTTATGGGCAAGGTATTTTTAAATATAACTTGCTGTCTAGAAGGATAGAACAATATATGTTGCTCGGACAGCAAAAGAATTTTATAAACTATGTTTATGTAGATAAAGAAGGAGAGGTATGGGCTGCCCCAAAGCTTCCTAAAAAACCTTTGATGAAGTATAATAAAAAGAGGAATTGCTTTGAAAATTTTCCTCTGATGTTGGCATCGGGCGATAGAGAGTCTACTATACTGTATATTATACAAGCTTCGGAAGGAGAATTATGGTTGGGAACATGGGATGATGGTATCAGGAAACTAGATAAAAAAACGGGGGAAATAACGACTTATTTATCTCCGCAAGTTAAAGGAGGAGTATTGCATATACACAGTATAACAGAAGTGAAGAAAGGAGTTCTGATGATTGGGTCTGACGACGGATTAAGTGTTTTGAACACATCAACAGGTAGGCATCAGTTATTGACTTCGGATGAAACGGATATGACTTCTCTATCTAACAAATTTATCTATCCGATAATAAAAGATAGGGAAGGTGGAATATGGGTAGGAACATACTATGGAGGAGTTAATTATCTTTCTCCTAATAGTGGGATGTTTCAAGGATATGCTCATTCTCATTTTCGCAATTCGATTAATGGAGATATTGTAAGTCGTTTTTGCGAAGATAAGAAGGGAAATATCTGGATAGGAACGGATGATGGAGGGCTAAACTGCTATAATCCTCAAACCAAATTATTTAAGAATTATATGCCTGAAGTTGGTCGAAATAGTTTGTCGTATCATAATGTACATGCACTTTGCCTGGATGATGATAAACTTTGGATCGGTACTTATTCAGGCGGGCTGAATGTGATGAACCTGAAAACAGGACACTTTCGCCATTATAATACGGATGAAAAGGATCTCAGAACGCTTGACGGTAGCAGTATTTATGCTATTTTTAAAGATAGGGAGAAACGTGTGTGGGTAACTTCCATGTCTGGCGTGAATTTGTATCATCCAGAGACAGATGATTTTACGAGAGTGAAAGATTTTGGTTTTATGACCATTGACATCAAGCAGGATAAAGACGGGTATCTTTGGTTTGCTACTCAAGGGAAGGGACTTTTTCGTTATTCTCCCTCTAAAAATGAGTGGCGTAATTATATTCATGAAGCAGATGATGAGCATTCTGTTATCAGTAATTCTGTGAATAGTTTGTGCGTTGATTCTAAAGGTACACTGTGGGTGGGAACAGGAGATGGTTTGTGTTTCTATGAACCAAGTAAAGATGAATTTATTTCGGTTACTTTAAAAATACCAAGTAGTAATATTTGTTGCATTATTGAGAGTGACGGAGTTTTATGGCTGACAACTTCAAGAGGATTAGTCCGTTATGATCGGTATGCGATGAATGAAGATAACTGCCAGGTATTTACGAAGAGTGACGGTTTACAAAGTGATCAGTTCATTTTTAATTCAGGCTTGAAATCTTCTTCAGGTGAAATGTATGTAGGCACATTAAAAGGATTTAATACTTTTTGTCCGGACAAGATAAAAAAGAATGTGTATGTACCTCCTGTATTTATAACAAGTCTAGAGATTTTTAATAAAGAGATTCTTGTTGATCCTAATGGCTTGTTGCCTGTAGATCTCTCCGATTTAGATTGCTTACATTTGTCATACAAGAAGAATGTCTTTAGCCTTAGATATGCCGCACTTAGCTACAGTACCCCTGAAAAGAATAAATATGCTTATAAGCTTGAAGGCTTTGATGAGGACTGGAATGATGTGGGAGGCCAGACCAAAGCGACTTATACAAATCTGCCGGCGGGGACTTATATCTTTAAAGTGAAAGCTTGTAACAATGATGGACTTTGGAATGAAAAGGGAGCACAACTACGCATCGTTATCCATCCACCACTTTATCTGACTCTTGGTTTTAAAATAATCTACTTTGTACTTCTTGTATTGCTGATCTTCTGGGTGATTCGTTCTTTAGTATCTCGTTCGGAGAGAAGGCATAAAGAGAAGATTAAAGAGCTTGAGCAGAAGAAAGAGAAGGAAGTTTATGATTCTAAAATTCAATTTTTTACGATGATAGCTCATGAAATTCGTACACCTGTTTCATTGATTATCGGTCCGATGGAGAAAATCATGTCGGCCGATTCTTCATTATCAGGTGTGATTAGAAAAGAGCTTGATATTATTAATAGAAATAGCCAAAGGCTACTTACTTTGGTTAATCAATTACTAGATTTTAGGAA
This is a stretch of genomic DNA from uncultured Bacteroides sp.. It encodes these proteins:
- a CDS encoding two-component regulator propeller domain-containing protein, coding for MRKYLYLFALLTTLSLLTLKAESNAFSFRRYTVDNGLSSNIVRSILQDKRGFIWIGTEEGLNCFDGQTIKKYLSNNNAPYTLGNNYVNALYEDSEGKLWIGTDTGIYLYEYEKAQFYLFRPQTKAGITITSIVNNITGDKEGNVWIATYGQGIFKYNLLSRRIEQYMLLGQQKNFINYVYVDKEGEVWAAPKLPKKPLMKYNKKRNCFENFPLMLASGDRESTILYIIQASEGELWLGTWDDGIRKLDKKTGEITTYLSPQVKGGVLHIHSITEVKKGVLMIGSDDGLSVLNTSTGRHQLLTSDETDMTSLSNKFIYPIIKDREGGIWVGTYYGGVNYLSPNSGMFQGYAHSHFRNSINGDIVSRFCEDKKGNIWIGTDDGGLNCYNPQTKLFKNYMPEVGRNSLSYHNVHALCLDDDKLWIGTYSGGLNVMNLKTGHFRHYNTDEKDLRTLDGSSIYAIFKDREKRVWVTSMSGVNLYHPETDDFTRVKDFGFMTIDIKQDKDGYLWFATQGKGLFRYSPSKNEWRNYIHEADDEHSVISNSVNSLCVDSKGTLWVGTGDGLCFYEPSKDEFISVTLKIPSSNICCIIESDGVLWLTTSRGLVRYDRYAMNEDNCQVFTKSDGLQSDQFIFNSGLKSSSGEMYVGTLKGFNTFCPDKIKKNVYVPPVFITSLEIFNKEILVDPNGLLPVDLSDLDCLHLSYKKNVFSLRYAALSYSTPEKNKYAYKLEGFDEDWNDVGGQTKATYTNLPAGTYIFKVKACNNDGLWNEKGAQLRIVIHPPLYLTLGFKIIYFVLLVLLIFWVIRSLVSRSERRHKEKIKELEQKKEKEVYDSKIQFFTMIAHEIRTPVSLIIGPMEKIMSADSSLSGVIRKELDIINRNSQRLLTLVNQLLDFRKVEQGAFRLTPAKCTIYDLLKNVYERFDPLLKQRGIEFVFNCSDKEFEAMIDPEAITKAVSNLLTNANKFTKDHILLQCLLDTKQLCFRIEVTDNGCGIPKEEKEKIFQPFYQISAGAKPGTGIGLNLVKSIVEAHGGMVEVISTVGQGSSFIITLPMESMVSDVGYGSSLSENVPSVENFVLQSENSQRHFDENNLRLLIVDDNEEMRTFLADSFLDEYQIITAKDGLDALSELEKANVSLIISDLMMPRMDGLAFCKVLHDDVHYNHIPIVLLTAKTDLTSKIEGMDIGADIYVEKPFSIQYLRACVRNLLASRVMLKNKFSEMPFVPLNSIAVNKAEKKFLAQMNEVIEKNFSNMDFSVDVLAKELCISRSGLFAKIKTMMDVTPNELIQLVRLKKAAQLLAEKDMRINEVAYAVGFNNPSYFAKCFQKQFGQKPMDFVLKWKKK